The proteins below are encoded in one region of Manis javanica isolate MJ-LG chromosome 8, MJ_LKY, whole genome shotgun sequence:
- the JPH4 gene encoding junctophilin-4 isoform X2 yields the protein MSPGGKFDFDDGGCYVGGWEAGRAHGYGVCTGPGAQGEYSGCWAHGFESLGVFTGPGGHSYQGHWQQGKREGLGVERKSRWTYRGEWLGGLKGRSGVWESVSGLRYAGLWKDGFQDGYGTETYSDGGTYQGQWQAGKRHGYGVRQSVPYHQAVLLRSPRRTSLDSGHSDPPTPPPPLPLPGDEGGSPASGSRGGFVLAGPGDADGASSRKRTPAAGGFFRRSLLLSGLRAGGRRSSLGSKRGSLRSEVSSEVGSTGPPGSEASGPPAPAPPALIEGSATEVYAGEWRADRRSGYGVSQRSNGLRYEGEWLGNRRHGYGRTTRPDGSREEGKYKRNRLVHGGRVRSLLPLALRRGKVKEKVDRAVEGARRAVSAARQRQEIAAARAADALLKAVAASSVAEKAVEAARMAKLIAQDLQPMLEAPGCSDSSGSLREEEGEDEEPLPQLSTPGGSEPEPVAKPVWRGPSLRGSEARSLTEEREEAAATERPAQPGAANPLVVGAVALLDLSLAFLFSQLLT from the exons ATGTCCCCCGGGGGCAAGTTCGACTTTGACGACGGGGGCTGCTACGTGGGGGGCTGGGAGGCGGGGCGGGCACATGGCTACGGCGTGTGCACGGGGCCCGGCGCCCAGGGCGAGTACAGCGGCTGCTGGGCGCACGGCTTCGAGTCACTGGGCGTCTTCACGGGGCCCGGCGGACACAGCTACCAGGGCCACTGGCAGCAGGGCAAGCGCGAAGGGCTGGGAGTGGAGCGCAAGAGCCGCTGGACGTACCGCGGCGAGTGGCTGGGCGGGCTGAAGGGGCGCAGCGGCGTGTGGGAGAGCGTGTCTGGCCTGCGCTACGCCGGGCTTTGGAAGGACGGCTTCCAGGACGGCTACGGCACCGAGACCTACTCCGACGGAG GCACCTACCAAGGCCAGTGGCAGGCCGGGAAGCGCCACGGCTACGGGGTACGCCAGAGTGTGCCGTACCATCAGGCGGTGCTGCTGCGCTCGCCCCGCCGCACCTCCCTGGACTCGGGCCACAGCGACCCCCCGACGccgcccccgcccctgcccctgccaggcgACGAGGGAGGTAGCCCGGCCTCCGGCTCCCGGGGCGGCTTCGTGCTGGCCGGCCCCGGGGATGCTGACGGCGCGTCCTCCCGAAAGCGCACTCCCGCGGCCGGTGGATTCTTCCGCCGCTCGCTGCTGCTCAGCGGGCTacgggcgggcgggcggcgcaGCTCCTTGGGCAGCAAACGGGGTTCTCTGCGCAGCGAGGTGAGCAGCGAGGTGGGCAGTACAGGACCCCCGGGCTCCGAAGCCAGTGGGCCACCGGCCCCTGCGCCACCGGCCCTCATCGAGGGCTCGGCCACTGAGGTGTATGCTGGCGAATGGCGCGCCGACCGGCGCAGCGGCTACGGCGTGAGCCAACGCTCCAACGGGCTGCGCTACGAGGGCGAGTGGCTGGGCAACCGGCGGCATGGCTATGGGCGTACCACACGCCCCGACGGCTCCCGCGAGGAGGGCAAGTACAAGCGCAACCGATTGGTGCACGGAGGCCGCGTGCGCAGCCTTCTGCCTCTGGCCCTTCGGCGGGGCAAAGTCAAGGAGAAGGTGGACAGGGCCGTTGAGGGCGCCCGTCGAGCCGTGAGCGCTGCGCGCCAGCGCCAGGAGATCGCAGCTGCCAG GGCAGCAGATGCCCTTCTAAAGGCAGTGGCAGCAAGCAGTGTCGCGGAGAAGGCTGTGGAAGCAGCTCGAATGGCCAAGTTGATAGCCCAGGACCTGCAACCCATGTTAGAGGCCCCAG GCTGCAGCGACAGTTCTGGAAGTCTtcgagaggaggagggggaagatgaAGAGCCCTTGCCGCAGCTGAGCACCCCAGGGGGCTCGGAGCCTGAGCCTGTGGCCAAGCCAGTGTGGAGAGGCCCATCCTTAAGGGGTTCTGAAGCCAGGAGCCTGACGGAAGAGCGTGAGGAGGCTGCTGCAACCGAGAGGCCTGCCCAGCCG GGAGCTGCCAACCCCCTGGTGGTGGGAGCCGTGGCTCTCCTGGACCTTAGCCTGGCATTCCTGTTCTCCCAGCTCCTCACCTGA
- the JPH4 gene encoding junctophilin-4 isoform X1, protein MSPGGKFDFDDGGCYVGGWEAGRAHGYGVCTGPGAQGEYSGCWAHGFESLGVFTGPGGHSYQGHWQQGKREGLGVERKSRWTYRGEWLGGLKGRSGVWESVSGLRYAGLWKDGFQDGYGTETYSDGGTYQGQWQAGKRHGYGVRQSVPYHQAVLLRSPRRTSLDSGHSDPPTPPPPLPLPGDEGGSPASGSRGGFVLAGPGDADGASSRKRTPAAGGFFRRSLLLSGLRAGGRRSSLGSKRGSLRSEVSSEVGSTGPPGSEASGPPAPAPPALIEGSATEVYAGEWRADRRSGYGVSQRSNGLRYEGEWLGNRRHGYGRTTRPDGSREEGKYKRNRLVHGGRVRSLLPLALRRGKVKEKVDRAVEGARRAVSAARQRQEIAAARAADALLKAVAASSVAEKAVEAARMAKLIAQDLQPMLEAPGRRPRQDSEGSDTEPLDEDSPGVYENGLTPSEGSPELPSSPASSHQPWQPPDHRSPLPPGGDQGPFSSPRAWPEEWGGPGEQAEELAGYEAEDEAGMQGPGPRDGSPLLGGCSDSSGSLREEEGEDEEPLPQLSTPGGSEPEPVAKPVWRGPSLRGSEARSLTEEREEAAATERPAQPGAANPLVVGAVALLDLSLAFLFSQLLT, encoded by the exons ATGTCCCCCGGGGGCAAGTTCGACTTTGACGACGGGGGCTGCTACGTGGGGGGCTGGGAGGCGGGGCGGGCACATGGCTACGGCGTGTGCACGGGGCCCGGCGCCCAGGGCGAGTACAGCGGCTGCTGGGCGCACGGCTTCGAGTCACTGGGCGTCTTCACGGGGCCCGGCGGACACAGCTACCAGGGCCACTGGCAGCAGGGCAAGCGCGAAGGGCTGGGAGTGGAGCGCAAGAGCCGCTGGACGTACCGCGGCGAGTGGCTGGGCGGGCTGAAGGGGCGCAGCGGCGTGTGGGAGAGCGTGTCTGGCCTGCGCTACGCCGGGCTTTGGAAGGACGGCTTCCAGGACGGCTACGGCACCGAGACCTACTCCGACGGAG GCACCTACCAAGGCCAGTGGCAGGCCGGGAAGCGCCACGGCTACGGGGTACGCCAGAGTGTGCCGTACCATCAGGCGGTGCTGCTGCGCTCGCCCCGCCGCACCTCCCTGGACTCGGGCCACAGCGACCCCCCGACGccgcccccgcccctgcccctgccaggcgACGAGGGAGGTAGCCCGGCCTCCGGCTCCCGGGGCGGCTTCGTGCTGGCCGGCCCCGGGGATGCTGACGGCGCGTCCTCCCGAAAGCGCACTCCCGCGGCCGGTGGATTCTTCCGCCGCTCGCTGCTGCTCAGCGGGCTacgggcgggcgggcggcgcaGCTCCTTGGGCAGCAAACGGGGTTCTCTGCGCAGCGAGGTGAGCAGCGAGGTGGGCAGTACAGGACCCCCGGGCTCCGAAGCCAGTGGGCCACCGGCCCCTGCGCCACCGGCCCTCATCGAGGGCTCGGCCACTGAGGTGTATGCTGGCGAATGGCGCGCCGACCGGCGCAGCGGCTACGGCGTGAGCCAACGCTCCAACGGGCTGCGCTACGAGGGCGAGTGGCTGGGCAACCGGCGGCATGGCTATGGGCGTACCACACGCCCCGACGGCTCCCGCGAGGAGGGCAAGTACAAGCGCAACCGATTGGTGCACGGAGGCCGCGTGCGCAGCCTTCTGCCTCTGGCCCTTCGGCGGGGCAAAGTCAAGGAGAAGGTGGACAGGGCCGTTGAGGGCGCCCGTCGAGCCGTGAGCGCTGCGCGCCAGCGCCAGGAGATCGCAGCTGCCAG GGCAGCAGATGCCCTTCTAAAGGCAGTGGCAGCAAGCAGTGTCGCGGAGAAGGCTGTGGAAGCAGCTCGAATGGCCAAGTTGATAGCCCAGGACCTGCAACCCATGTTAGAGGCCCCAG GCCGCAGACCCAGGCAGGACTCAGAAGGTTCCGACACAGAGCCCTTGGATGAGGACAGCCCTGGGGTGTATGAGAATGGACTGACCCCTTCAGAGGGCTCCCCTGAACTGCCCAGCagtcctgcctcctcccaccaACCCTGGCAACCTCCTGACCACCGGAGTCCACTGCCTCCCGGAGGGGACCAGGGTCCCTTCTCCAGCCCCAGAGCTTGGCCTGAGGAGTGGGGGGGCCCAGGTGAGCAGGCAGAGGAACTAGCTGGCTATGAGGCCGAGGATGAGGCTGGGATGCAAGGGCCAGGACCCAGAGATGGTTCCCCACTCCTCGGAGGCTGCAGCGACAGTTCTGGAAGTCTtcgagaggaggagggggaagatgaAGAGCCCTTGCCGCAGCTGAGCACCCCAGGGGGCTCGGAGCCTGAGCCTGTGGCCAAGCCAGTGTGGAGAGGCCCATCCTTAAGGGGTTCTGAAGCCAGGAGCCTGACGGAAGAGCGTGAGGAGGCTGCTGCAACCGAGAGGCCTGCCCAGCCG GGAGCTGCCAACCCCCTGGTGGTGGGAGCCGTGGCTCTCCTGGACCTTAGCCTGGCATTCCTGTTCTCCCAGCTCCTCACCTGA